A window of the Vigna angularis cultivar LongXiaoDou No.4 chromosome 3, ASM1680809v1, whole genome shotgun sequence genome harbors these coding sequences:
- the LOC108318817 gene encoding transcription factor MTB3, which yields MMGEKFCLNEEDKGVLESVLGAEAVAFFISALSNNVFSSVVAPSVGADSTLRQRLCQLVDGSKWNYAVFWQVAGLKSGGSALIWGDGHCSDPKGKRSSMGKDDEQEVRKMVLQKLDACFGGSVSKEANYARLDRLSDLLMFYLSSMCYIFGFDSPCGPGSSFKSGKWIWTSDAAACLNQLESRSFLGKVAGLQTVVFVPLKSGVVELGSNEVVSEEQGFVEMVKTAFGESSPGQTKVFPKIFGHELSLGDTKSQSITISFSPKVEDDPGFTSDSFEVQALGLNHAYGNSSNGTLGDSSEGKMFPQLNQMMGGNFNAQARVPCLDLGNEDTSSIHADERKPRKRGRKPANGREEPLNHVEAERQRREKLNQRFYALRAVVPNISKMDKASLLGDAITFITDLQMKIKVLEAEKNMINNKDQKLSLPDMDFQEREDDTVVTVRCPLDTHPVSDVVKTFREHQIVAQDTNVSTTDDKIIHTFSIRTEGGEAAAIQLKEKLEAALSKN from the coding sequence ATGATGGGGGAGAAGTTTTGTCTGAACGAAGAAGACAAGGGTGTGTTGGAGTCTGTATTGGGTGCAGAGGCTGTTGCGTTTTTCATTTCAGCACTTTCCAATAATGTCTTTTCCAGCGTTGTTGCTCCTTCCGTCGGTGCTGACTCGACCCTCCGTCAGAGGTTGTGCCAGCTTGTTGATGGTTCCAAGTGGAACTATGCAGTGTTCTGGCAAGTTGCTGGCTTGAAATCTGGTGGTTCTGCCTTGATTTGGGGTGACGGGCATTGCAGTGATCCCAAAGGGAAGAGGAGTTCAATGGGGAAGGACGATGAGCAGGAGGTGAGAAAGATGGTGCTGCAGAAGCTTGATGCCTGTTTTGGTGGGTCTGTGTCGAAAGAGGCTAATTATGCAAGACTGGATAGGTTGTCTGATTTGCTCATGTTTTACTTATCCTCAATGTGTTACATATTCGGTTTTGATTCACCATGTGGTCCTGGGAGTTCATTCAAATCTGGTAAATGGATTTGGACATCTGATGCTGCCGCTTGTTTGAATCAATTAGAATCTAGATCATTTCTAGGGAAAGTGGCTGGTCTTCAAACTGTTGTTTTTGTTCCTCTAAAATCTGGGGTGGTGGAGCTTGGTTCGAATGAAGTGGTGTCTGAAGAACAGGGTTTTGTGGAGATGGTGAAGACAGCATTTGGGGAATCCAGTCCCGGGCAGACTAAGGTGTTTCCGAAGATTTTTGGGCACGAGTTAAGCCTGGGGGATACAAAATCTCAGTCTATAACCATTAGTTTCTCCCCAAAGGTGGAAGATGATCCTGGTTTTACTTCAGACTCTTTTGAAGTTCAAGCACTGGGGTTGAACCATGCGTATGGAAATTCATCCAATGGAACTTTGGGGGACAGTAGTGAAGGGAAGATGTTCCCTCAATTGAATCAAATGATGGGTGGGAATTTTAATGCCCAAGCAAGGGTTCCTTGTCTAGATCTTGGTAATGAAGACACGTCCTCAATTCATGCAGATGAGCGGAAGCCCAGAAAAAGAGGTAGAAAACCTGCCAATGGGAGAGAGGAACCACTGAATCATGTTGAAGCAGAGAGACAGAGACGTGAGAAGCTTAACCAGAGGTTTTATGCCTTAAGAGCTGTTGTCCCCAATATATCTAAAATGGACAAGGCATCTTTGCTTGGTGATGCCATTACCTTCATCACTGATCTCCAGATGAAGATCAAAGTGTTGGAAGCTGAGAAGAACATGATTAACAACAAGGACCAGAAGCTATCCTTGCCAGATATGGATTTTCAGGAAAGAGAGGATGACACAGTTGTGACAGTGAGATGCCCTTTGGATACTCACCCTGTTTCTGATGTAGTTAAAACTTTCAGGGAGCATCAAATTGTGGCTCAAGACACCAATGTTTCTACTACAGATGATAAAATCATTCATACATTCTCCATAAGAACTGAGGGAGGGGAGGCTGCTGCCATACAGTTGAAAGAAAAGCTTGAAGCGGCCCTATCCAAAAATTGA
- the LOC108323722 gene encoding myosin-11-like isoform X1, with protein sequence MGIPENIVVGSHVWVGDPEVIWIAGQVLSINGEDAEIQISDERKVVSHLSKLYPKDIDAPADGVDDMTKLAYLHEPAVLHNLETRYAMNEIYTYTGNILIAINPFQSLSHLYDTNVMQRYKGSMVGDLSPHVFAIAEAAYREMMNEVKSNSILVSGESGAGKTETTKMLMQYLAYLGGHTASEGRTVEKQVLESNPVLEAFGNAKTVRNDNSSRFGKFVEIQFDKFGRISGAAIRTYLLEKSRVCQISDPERNYHCFYLLCASPPEEKEKYKLGDPKSFHYLNQSNCYELVGVNAAQEYLSTKRAMDIVGISQDEQDAIFRVVAGILHLGNINFSKSEETDFAVLEEEESKFHLQTTAELLMCDVHALEDALCKRMMVTPEEIIKRSLDPLGATVSRDGLAKTIYSRLFDWLVQKINISIGQDPSSKCLIGVLDIYGFESFQTNSFEQFCINFTNEKLQQHFNQHVFKMEQEEYTKEGIDWSYLEFVDNQDVLDLIEKKPGGIIALLDEACMFPKSTHETFSQKLYQTFKDHKRFIKPKLTRSDFTVCHYAGDVQYQSEHFLDKNKDYVVPEHQEMLSASKCSFVSGLFPPLSEESAKSSKFSSIGSRFKVYKIWFFILSVSDRPYLNPKARRLILLYLFVQLQLQQLMDTLNLTEPHYIRCVKPNTQLKPFIFEHMNVIQQLRSGGVLEAVRIKCAGFPTHWTFHDFITRLWILAPEILRGNFDEKDSCKKILEKIGLTGYQIGETKIFLRVGQMSELDARRAFLLSSSATVIQKNAKTRCSRKTYIDLRKSSVFLQSICRG encoded by the exons ATG GGGATTCCggaaaatattgttgttggtTCTCATGTTTGGGTTGGAGATCCAGAAGTAATTTGGATTGCTGGCCAGGTACTGAGTATCAATGGAGAAGATGCTGAAATTCAGATTAGTGATGAGAGGAAG GTTGTTTCCCATTTGTCAAAATTATATCCAAAGGATATCGATGCACCAGCTGATGGAGTTGATGACATGACCAAGCTTGCTTATTTGCATGAGCCAGCTGTGCTGCATAATTTGGAAACTAGATATGCGATGAATGAAATATAT ACTTATACCGGAAATATTCTCATTGCAATCAATCCCTTCCAAAGTCTTTCACATCTCTATGATACTAATGTGATGCAAAGATACAAGGGATCAATGGTTGGAGATTTGAGCCCACATGTTTTTGCTATTGCTGAAGCAGCATATAG GGAAATGATGAATGAGGTGAAAAGCAATTCTATTCTTGTTAGTGGTGAGAGTGGTGCTGGTAAGACAGAAACCACCAAAATGCTTATGCAGTACCTGGCATATTTAGGTGGTCACACTGCATCAGAAGGCCGAACAGTTGAAAAACAAGTACTAGAG TCAAATCCAGTTCTTGAAGCATTTGGTAATGCAAAAACTGTTAGAAATGACAATTCCAG CCGTTTTGGAAAATTTGTTGAGATCCAATTTGATAAGTTTGGACGAATATCTGGTGCAGCCATTAGAACTTATCTGCTTGAGAAATCTCGTGTTTGCCAAATCTCAGATCCTGAGCGTAACTATCACTGTTTTTACCTTCTCTGCGCTTCTCCTCCAGAG GAAAAGGAGAAATATAAGTTGGGAGATCCTAAATCATTTCACTACCTTAACCAATCCAATTGCTACGAATTAGTTGGTGTTAATGCTGCTCAAGAATATCTTAGCACCAAGAGAGCCATGGATATTGTGGGAATCAGTCAGGACGAGCAG GATGCTATTTTCAGAGTTGTAGCTGGTATTCTTCATCTTGGAAATATTAACTTTTCAAAATCAGAAGAAACTGATTTTGCAGTtctagaagaagaagaatccaAGTTTCATCTACAAACAACAGCAGAACTTCTTAT GTGTGATGTGCATGCTTTGGAAGATGCACTGTGTAAGCGTATGATGGTTACTCCAGAAGAAATCATCAAAAGAAGTCTTGACCCTCTGGGTGCCACAGTTAGCCGGGATGGTTTAGCCAAAACCATATATTCTCGTTTATTTGACTG GTTAgttcaaaaaattaatatctcCATTGGGCAGGATCCTAGCTCAAAGTGTCTCATTGGTGTTCTTGACATATATGGCTTTGAAAGCTTCCAAACAAATAG CTTTGAGCAGTTTTGTATAAATTTCACAAATGAAAAGCTACAGCAACACTTCAACCAG CATGTGTTTAAGATGGAGCAGGAGGAATATACAAAAGAAGGGATTGACTGGAGCTACTTAGAATTTGTAGATAATCAAGATGTACTGGATCTCATTGAAAAG AAACCTGGTGGAATTATTGCTCTGCTTGATGAAGCTTG TATGTTTCCTAAGTCAACTCATGAAACATTTTCACAGAAGCTTTATCAGACATTCAAAGATCACAAACGCTTCATTAAGCCAAAATTGACACGTTCAGACTTCACTGTTTGTCATTATGCAGGAGAT GTTCAGTATCAATCTGAGCACTTTTTAGACAAAAACAAAGACTATGTTGTTCCTGAACATCAAGAGATGCTAAGTGCTTCCAAATGTTCATTTGTATCAGGTCTTTTCCCCCCACTTTCTGAGGAGTCAGCCAAATCTTCTAAGTTTTCTTCCATTGGTTCTCGTTTCAAGGTTTATAAAATATGGTTCTTTATATTGTCAGTATCTGATAGGCCTTACCTCAATCCAAAGGCCAGAAGGTTAATACTCTTGTACTTATTTGTACAGCTACAATTACAACAATTGATGGATACACTCAATCTGACAGAGCCACACTATATTAGATGCGTGAAGCCAAATACACAACTAAAACCTTTCATATTTGAACATATGAACGTCATCCAACAATTACGATCTGGT GGTGTTCTTGAAGCAGTAAGAATTAAATGCGCTGGATTTCCCACTCACTGGACCTTTCATGATTTTATTACTCGATTATGGATTCTTGCTCCGGAGATTCTTCGTGGGAA CTTTGATGAAAAAGATTCGTGTAAAAAGATTTTGGAGAAGATTGGGCTGACAGGTTATCAG ATAGgggaaacaaaaatattcttaagaGTTGGTCAGATGTCTGAATTGGATGCTCGAAGGGCATTCCTGCTTAGTAGTTCAGCTACTGTTATTCAAAAGAATGCTAAAACTCGTTGTAGTCGGAAAACATATATTGATTTGCGAAAGAGCTCTGTTTTCCTACAATCCATTTGCAGAGGTTag
- the LOC108323722 gene encoding myosin-11-like isoform X2 produces MGIPENIVVGSHVWVGDPEVIWIAGQVLSINGEDAEIQISDERKVVSHLSKLYPKDIDAPADGVDDMTKLAYLHEPAVLHNLETRYAMNEIYTYTGNILIAINPFQSLSHLYDTNVMQRYKGSMVGDLSPHVFAIAEAAYREMMNEVKSNSILVSGESGAGKTETTKMLMQYLAYLGGHTASEGRTVEKQVLESNPVLEAFGNAKTVRNDNSSRFGKFVEIQFDKFGRISGAAIRTYLLEKSRVCQISDPERNYHCFYLLCASPPEEKEKYKLGDPKSFHYLNQSNCYELVGVNAAQEYLSTKRAMDIVGISQDEQDAIFRVVAGILHLGNINFSKSEETDFAVLEEEESKFHLQTTAELLMCDVHALEDALCKRMMVTPEEIIKRSLDPLGATVSRDGLAKTIYSRLFDWLVQKINISIGQDPSSKCLIGVLDIYGFESFQTNSFEQFCINFTNEKLQQHFNQHVFKMEQEEYTKEGIDWSYLEFVDNQDVLDLIEKKPGGIIALLDEACMFPKSTHETFSQKLYQTFKDHKRFIKPKLTRSDFTVCHYAGDVQYQSEHFLDKNKDYVVPEHQEMLSASKCSFVSGLFPPLSEESAKSSKFSSIGSRFKLQLQQLMDTLNLTEPHYIRCVKPNTQLKPFIFEHMNVIQQLRSGGVLEAVRIKCAGFPTHWTFHDFITRLWILAPEILRGNFDEKDSCKKILEKIGLTGYQIGETKIFLRVGQMSELDARRAFLLSSSATVIQKNAKTRCSRKTYIDLRKSSVFLQSICRG; encoded by the exons ATG GGGATTCCggaaaatattgttgttggtTCTCATGTTTGGGTTGGAGATCCAGAAGTAATTTGGATTGCTGGCCAGGTACTGAGTATCAATGGAGAAGATGCTGAAATTCAGATTAGTGATGAGAGGAAG GTTGTTTCCCATTTGTCAAAATTATATCCAAAGGATATCGATGCACCAGCTGATGGAGTTGATGACATGACCAAGCTTGCTTATTTGCATGAGCCAGCTGTGCTGCATAATTTGGAAACTAGATATGCGATGAATGAAATATAT ACTTATACCGGAAATATTCTCATTGCAATCAATCCCTTCCAAAGTCTTTCACATCTCTATGATACTAATGTGATGCAAAGATACAAGGGATCAATGGTTGGAGATTTGAGCCCACATGTTTTTGCTATTGCTGAAGCAGCATATAG GGAAATGATGAATGAGGTGAAAAGCAATTCTATTCTTGTTAGTGGTGAGAGTGGTGCTGGTAAGACAGAAACCACCAAAATGCTTATGCAGTACCTGGCATATTTAGGTGGTCACACTGCATCAGAAGGCCGAACAGTTGAAAAACAAGTACTAGAG TCAAATCCAGTTCTTGAAGCATTTGGTAATGCAAAAACTGTTAGAAATGACAATTCCAG CCGTTTTGGAAAATTTGTTGAGATCCAATTTGATAAGTTTGGACGAATATCTGGTGCAGCCATTAGAACTTATCTGCTTGAGAAATCTCGTGTTTGCCAAATCTCAGATCCTGAGCGTAACTATCACTGTTTTTACCTTCTCTGCGCTTCTCCTCCAGAG GAAAAGGAGAAATATAAGTTGGGAGATCCTAAATCATTTCACTACCTTAACCAATCCAATTGCTACGAATTAGTTGGTGTTAATGCTGCTCAAGAATATCTTAGCACCAAGAGAGCCATGGATATTGTGGGAATCAGTCAGGACGAGCAG GATGCTATTTTCAGAGTTGTAGCTGGTATTCTTCATCTTGGAAATATTAACTTTTCAAAATCAGAAGAAACTGATTTTGCAGTtctagaagaagaagaatccaAGTTTCATCTACAAACAACAGCAGAACTTCTTAT GTGTGATGTGCATGCTTTGGAAGATGCACTGTGTAAGCGTATGATGGTTACTCCAGAAGAAATCATCAAAAGAAGTCTTGACCCTCTGGGTGCCACAGTTAGCCGGGATGGTTTAGCCAAAACCATATATTCTCGTTTATTTGACTG GTTAgttcaaaaaattaatatctcCATTGGGCAGGATCCTAGCTCAAAGTGTCTCATTGGTGTTCTTGACATATATGGCTTTGAAAGCTTCCAAACAAATAG CTTTGAGCAGTTTTGTATAAATTTCACAAATGAAAAGCTACAGCAACACTTCAACCAG CATGTGTTTAAGATGGAGCAGGAGGAATATACAAAAGAAGGGATTGACTGGAGCTACTTAGAATTTGTAGATAATCAAGATGTACTGGATCTCATTGAAAAG AAACCTGGTGGAATTATTGCTCTGCTTGATGAAGCTTG TATGTTTCCTAAGTCAACTCATGAAACATTTTCACAGAAGCTTTATCAGACATTCAAAGATCACAAACGCTTCATTAAGCCAAAATTGACACGTTCAGACTTCACTGTTTGTCATTATGCAGGAGAT GTTCAGTATCAATCTGAGCACTTTTTAGACAAAAACAAAGACTATGTTGTTCCTGAACATCAAGAGATGCTAAGTGCTTCCAAATGTTCATTTGTATCAGGTCTTTTCCCCCCACTTTCTGAGGAGTCAGCCAAATCTTCTAAGTTTTCTTCCATTGGTTCTCGTTTCAAG CTACAATTACAACAATTGATGGATACACTCAATCTGACAGAGCCACACTATATTAGATGCGTGAAGCCAAATACACAACTAAAACCTTTCATATTTGAACATATGAACGTCATCCAACAATTACGATCTGGT GGTGTTCTTGAAGCAGTAAGAATTAAATGCGCTGGATTTCCCACTCACTGGACCTTTCATGATTTTATTACTCGATTATGGATTCTTGCTCCGGAGATTCTTCGTGGGAA CTTTGATGAAAAAGATTCGTGTAAAAAGATTTTGGAGAAGATTGGGCTGACAGGTTATCAG ATAGgggaaacaaaaatattcttaagaGTTGGTCAGATGTCTGAATTGGATGCTCGAAGGGCATTCCTGCTTAGTAGTTCAGCTACTGTTATTCAAAAGAATGCTAAAACTCGTTGTAGTCGGAAAACATATATTGATTTGCGAAAGAGCTCTGTTTTCCTACAATCCATTTGCAGAGGTTag